One stretch of Bacteroidota bacterium DNA includes these proteins:
- a CDS encoding MqnA/MqnD/SBP family protein — translation MTERIVKVGHSPDPDDAFMFYGLASEKVKLEGIKIEHMLEDIQSLNVRAMKGELEVTAISAHTFPYVADKYWIMVTGASMGEGYGPVIVSKKYKTLEELKGKRVATPGKLTTATLLFKIFTEGIENVDVPFDQIMDRVNSGEFDAGLLIHEGQLTYQAEGFNKILDFGEFWDKKTNGLPLPLGLDVVRKDLGEELARKLSKGLKESIHYGYTHQSESVPYAMKWGRGIDYSLGEKFVKMYVSELTIDMGEKGKQALELLFKLGYEKGLIPNVPKIELL, via the coding sequence ATGACTGAACGAATCGTAAAAGTTGGACATAGCCCAGATCCTGATGATGCATTTATGTTTTATGGATTAGCAAGCGAAAAAGTAAAACTCGAAGGGATCAAGATCGAACATATGCTTGAGGATATTCAATCTCTGAATGTTCGTGCGATGAAAGGGGAACTGGAAGTGACGGCAATTTCAGCCCATACATTTCCCTATGTTGCCGATAAATATTGGATCATGGTGACCGGTGCCAGCATGGGTGAAGGATACGGACCGGTCATTGTTTCCAAAAAATATAAAACACTTGAGGAATTGAAGGGAAAAAGAGTTGCCACTCCTGGTAAACTTACCACTGCAACGCTATTGTTTAAAATTTTTACCGAGGGGATCGAAAATGTCGATGTACCGTTCGATCAGATTATGGACCGGGTGAACAGCGGTGAATTTGATGCTGGCTTACTGATTCACGAAGGTCAGTTGACGTATCAAGCCGAAGGATTTAACAAAATTTTAGATTTCGGTGAATTCTGGGATAAAAAAACGAACGGCTTGCCGCTTCCGCTTGGGCTTGATGTTGTGCGAAAAGATCTTGGTGAAGAGTTAGCACGAAAACTCTCAAAAGGATTAAAAGAAAGCATCCATTATGGTTATACACACCAAAGTGAATCTGTCCCTTACGCAATGAAATGGGGAAGAGGTATTGATTATTCCCTTGGCGAAAAATTTGTGAAGATGTATGTCAGCGAATTGACGATTGATATGGGAGAGAAGGGGAAACAGGCGCTGGAACTGCTCTTCAAGTTAGGATATGAAAAAGGATTGATTCCGAATGTTCCGAAAATAGAACTGTTGTAG
- the ubiE gene encoding bifunctional demethylmenaquinone methyltransferase/2-methoxy-6-polyprenyl-1,4-benzoquinol methylase UbiE: MQKEYVRSLFDKIAYRYDLLNHLLSGGVDLYWRRSAIQTLLAHHPERILDVATGTADFAIATMRLHPKEVIGVDISESMLEVGRKKISQKNLTKTIQLQSGEAEDLKFSSDRFDAAIVAFGARNFEDLDKGLCEMNRVLRAGGKIVVLEFSRPRAFPLKQLYFFYFKHILPFVGRLISKDKEAYQYLPDTVMKFPEGKDFLHRLQSAGFSSLGEQRLTFGIATIYSGVK, from the coding sequence ATGCAAAAAGAATACGTTCGCTCTCTCTTTGACAAAATCGCTTATCGTTACGACCTTCTGAATCATCTTCTTAGTGGTGGAGTAGATTTATACTGGCGGCGCTCTGCAATTCAAACGCTGTTGGCTCATCATCCCGAGCGGATTTTGGATGTCGCAACTGGAACGGCTGATTTTGCTATTGCTACAATGCGCTTACATCCGAAAGAGGTTATTGGTGTTGATATATCGGAATCGATGCTTGAAGTTGGCAGGAAAAAAATCAGCCAAAAGAATCTAACCAAAACAATTCAACTGCAAAGCGGAGAAGCAGAGGATCTGAAATTCTCTTCAGATCGTTTTGACGCCGCAATTGTTGCGTTTGGGGCGCGAAATTTTGAAGATCTCGATAAAGGTCTTTGTGAGATGAACCGAGTATTGCGTGCAGGTGGAAAGATTGTCGTTTTGGAGTTTTCCCGTCCACGAGCATTTCCACTGAAACAATTATATTTCTTTTATTTTAAACATATTTTGCCATTTGTCGGACGCCTGATCTCAAAAGATAAAGAAGCGTATCAATATCTTCCGGATACGGTCATGAAATTTCCGGAAGGGAAGGATTTTTTACACCGCCTTCAGAGTGCTGGATTTTCTTCACTCGGAGAACAACGTCTTACATTTGGTATTGCCACAATTTATTCCGGAGTAAAGTAA
- a CDS encoding DUF2279 domain-containing protein produces MKIFFAIVICCLQIVRPQSPENERSDSLFLGMQKKTLMTYGVVAYSAASFYVEYKWWWEGNYHTFKQENDGFWNNYSLGVDKVGHFYTSYLYFHVAYDILRLGSFDEETTLWIAIAFPAFNALSIEIGDGFSTYAFSNSDLIANMLGLSYGVLQKKISFFQNFAFKWSYYPSGVIPFDGKFRITDDYDGHIYWLSCNVHNLLPESVQPYYPRWLSIAVGYGGKNISGRPSWIGAPISSSGSAARKWAISLDYNLLEIPLTGGIWDPMKSLLNHFKFPAPGIKSIQGRRSEFKPLLIN; encoded by the coding sequence ATGAAAATATTCTTCGCAATTGTTATCTGCTGTTTGCAAATCGTCAGACCACAATCCCCTGAAAACGAACGATCGGATTCTCTTTTCCTGGGAATGCAGAAAAAAACGTTGATGACGTACGGCGTGGTGGCATATTCCGCCGCTTCATTTTATGTGGAATATAAATGGTGGTGGGAAGGAAACTATCACACCTTCAAACAAGAAAACGATGGATTTTGGAATAATTATAGTCTTGGTGTAGATAAGGTCGGGCATTTTTATACATCGTACCTCTATTTTCATGTTGCATATGATATCTTACGATTAGGATCGTTTGATGAAGAGACAACTCTGTGGATCGCTATTGCCTTTCCGGCATTTAATGCACTTTCCATAGAAATAGGAGACGGATTTTCAACGTATGCTTTTTCCAATTCCGATTTAATTGCAAATATGCTGGGATTGAGCTATGGTGTTCTGCAAAAAAAAATCTCTTTTTTCCAAAACTTTGCGTTTAAATGGAGTTATTATCCTTCCGGTGTTATCCCATTCGATGGAAAATTTAGAATCACCGACGATTACGATGGACATATTTATTGGTTGAGTTGTAATGTTCATAATTTGCTCCCAGAGAGTGTACAACCTTATTACCCCCGGTGGCTGTCTATTGCAGTCGGGTATGGAGGGAAAAATATTTCGGGAAGACCATCATGGATAGGGGCACCTATTTCCTCTTCGGGATCCGCCGCACGCAAATGGGCTATTAGCCTGGATTATAATCTTCTAGAAATTCCTCTTACAGGAGGGATATGGGATCCGATGAAATCACTCCTTAACCATTTTAAGTTCCCCGCCCCAGGAATAAAAAGTATTCAAGGACGACGGTCGGAATTTAAACCGTTGTTAATTAATTAA